A genome region from Clostridium pasteurianum includes the following:
- a CDS encoding methyl-accepting chemotaxis protein — translation MWQKRISFNSIRSKLIISLISICVIPLLIVGILLYNQSKVILNKKLSLTSEQTLSQVNDGITDYVDKFRNIVILMSSNYDFVNVDTNNNFNYVPDLLKCAQESDEDILSVYYGTVSGKFAVYPNLKLPDGFDATKRPWYKQALANRGKTIITSSYKDALTGKDIVTVACTVENNGQVVGVVGMNCTLSTLANKIADKKIGNSGYVFIADASGKFLAHPDKKVINTYGAAKLSFWNKAKLGGSGFIEYTYNGVQKFGAYETNKLTGWRLIATLPESELKNDTGSILMTTLLIILAAAFVATIVSFLMSKGMARNIKKLQKAFRKASSGDLSDTVEIESKDEFGELGENYNFMMKNIGQLLESAKHTSNTVLDTSSNLSSMAEETNASMSQVAVAVTEISQGANNLADNAQETSEGIGKLSQKLDNIEKVTHDMNNVSQDTKELSKQGIDTVNILINKNSETMEASAKVADIVFDMDNSVKEISIISDAINEITEQTNLLSLNASIEAARAGEAGKGFAVVADEIRKLAEESKGSTEKIKVIIENIQLKAGTAVQAMEDNEKISTQQNQAVEKTEKIFTDILLSVTTLNEKVEEVKKSIESMQVQKRIFVDQVESNSSISEETASSTEEVSASTQEVTATMDQFTEHTSELQELAKKLQQEINKFKI, via the coding sequence ATGTGGCAAAAGAGGATAAGTTTTAATAGTATTCGTAGTAAATTAATTATTAGTTTGATTTCAATTTGTGTAATCCCCTTGCTTATAGTTGGAATTCTTCTATATAATCAATCAAAAGTAATTCTTAACAAAAAATTAAGTCTTACAAGTGAGCAAACACTTTCGCAGGTAAACGATGGAATAACAGATTATGTGGATAAATTCAGAAATATTGTTATACTTATGTCAAGTAATTATGATTTTGTAAACGTTGATACGAACAATAATTTTAATTATGTTCCTGATTTACTGAAGTGTGCACAAGAAAGTGATGAAGATATACTTTCTGTTTATTATGGAACAGTTTCTGGTAAATTTGCAGTTTATCCTAATTTAAAGTTACCTGATGGATTTGATGCAACGAAAAGACCTTGGTATAAACAAGCTTTAGCAAATAGGGGTAAAACTATAATAACTTCTTCATATAAAGATGCTTTAACAGGTAAGGATATTGTTACAGTTGCTTGTACAGTAGAAAATAACGGACAAGTAGTTGGCGTTGTGGGAATGAATTGTACATTATCTACACTTGCTAATAAAATAGCTGACAAGAAAATAGGTAATTCAGGATATGTGTTTATTGCAGATGCTTCAGGGAAGTTTTTAGCTCATCCTGATAAAAAAGTAATTAATACATATGGTGCTGCAAAGTTATCCTTTTGGAATAAGGCAAAGTTAGGTGGAAGTGGATTTATTGAATATACTTATAATGGAGTACAAAAGTTTGGAGCATATGAAACTAATAAATTAACAGGTTGGAGGTTAATAGCTACACTGCCAGAAAGTGAATTGAAAAATGATACAGGTAGCATATTAATGACAACATTATTAATCATATTAGCAGCAGCATTTGTTGCGACAATTGTTTCATTTTTAATGAGTAAGGGAATGGCTCGTAATATTAAAAAGCTGCAAAAAGCATTTCGTAAAGCCTCCAGCGGAGATTTATCTGATACTGTAGAAATTGAGTCAAAAGATGAATTTGGTGAACTTGGAGAAAACTATAATTTTATGATGAAAAATATAGGTCAGTTATTGGAAAGTGCAAAGCATACATCTAATACAGTACTTGATACTTCATCAAATCTTTCAAGTATGGCTGAGGAAACAAATGCTTCAATGTCACAGGTTGCAGTAGCTGTTACTGAAATATCACAAGGTGCTAATAATCTGGCTGATAATGCACAAGAAACTTCAGAGGGTATAGGTAAGTTATCACAAAAGTTAGATAATATTGAAAAGGTTACCCATGATATGAATAATGTATCTCAGGATACTAAAGAGCTTAGTAAACAGGGAATAGATACTGTAAACATATTAATAAACAAAAATAGCGAGACAATGGAGGCTTCTGCTAAAGTTGCGGATATAGTATTTGATATGGATAATAGTGTAAAAGAGATTAGTATAATTTCAGATGCTATAAATGAAATAACAGAGCAAACAAATCTACTTTCGTTAAATGCTTCTATTGAGGCTGCACGTGCTGGGGAAGCTGGAAAGGGCTTTGCAGTAGTTGCTGATGAAATTAGAAAACTTGCAGAAGAATCAAAGGGCTCTACAGAAAAAATTAAAGTCATAATAGAAAATATTCAATTAAAAGCCGGCACAGCAGTTCAAGCTATGGAAGATAACGAGAAAATTAGTACACAGCAGAACCAAGCTGTAGAAAAAACTGAGAAGATATTTACGGACATATTACTTTCTGTAACAACTTTAAATGAGAAGGTTGAAGAAGTTAAAAAATCAATAGAAAGCATGCAGGTTCAAAAGAGGATATTTGTTGATCAGGTAGAGAGTAATTCATCTATTTCAGAGGAGACAGCTTCTTCAACAGAAGAGGTTTCAGCTTCAACACAAGAAGTTACAGCTACGATGGATCAGTTTACTGAGCATA